Proteins encoded within one genomic window of Humulus lupulus chromosome 1, drHumLupu1.1, whole genome shotgun sequence:
- the LOC133823363 gene encoding uncharacterized protein LOC133823363 yields the protein MSLSVFRRQGLGEGRPTTVTLQLAEKSVKHPRGIIEYVLVKVDKFIFNAYFIVLDMEEDEDVPIILGRSFLATRQALIDVQKGELKLRVQGGEVVFNVFKALTYPRASDNCCSVNVLYEECPKGKTIEDPLELNLISSPEECDGTEAIEYVKWLNATGQIYKKKV from the coding sequence ATGTCGCTCTCTGTATTTCGAAGACAAGGGCTAGGAGAAGGTCGCCCCACCACAGTCACACTTCAATTGGCAGAAAAATCAGTCAAGCATCCTCGAGGTATTATTGAATATGTTTTGGTGAAGGTGGACAAATTTATCTTCAATGCATATTTTATAGTACTTGACATGGAGGAAGATGAGGATGTTCCTATTATCTTAGGGAGGTCATTTTTAGCCACTAGGCAAGCCTTGATCGATGTACAAAAGGGGGAATTGAAGTTAAGGGTTCAAGGTGGGGAGGTGGTCTTCAATGTGTTCAAGGCTTTGACTTATCCTCGAGCAAGTGACAATTGTTGCAGTGTGAATGTTTTATATGAAGAATGTCCAAAGGGGAAGACTATAGAAGATCCACTTGAGTTGAATCTGATATCAAGCCCAGAAGAATGTGATGGTACTGAGGCCATTGAGTATGTGAAATGGTTGAATGCAACTGGGCAGATATACAAGAAAAAAGTATGA